A genomic segment from Spinacia oleracea cultivar Varoflay chromosome 3, BTI_SOV_V1, whole genome shotgun sequence encodes:
- the LOC110804894 gene encoding uncharacterized protein: MWAIKTLNFELTSAGERRLLDLHELEELRMNAYDSASIYKARSKQYHDANIEKREFKEGEKVLLYNSRLKLFPGKLKSRWSGRFDVVRVFPHGAIKIRNDDSGSFKVNGHRLKHYFLGDSIGSFAFLDLKDPP, translated from the coding sequence ATGTGGGCCATcaaaactttgaattttgagcTCACTAGTGCGGGTGAGCGGCGCTTGCTCGATCTCCATGAGTTAGAAGAACTCCGCATGAATGCCTATGACTCGGCAAGCATCTACAAGGCGCGTTCTAAACAATATCATGATGCCAATATTGAGAAGAGAGAGTTTAAGGAGGGGGAGAAGGTCCTCCTTTATAACTCTCGTTTGAAGTTGTTCCCGGGAAAACTAAAGTCCCGGTGGAGCGGTCGGTTCGATGTTGTTCGGGTTTTCCCCCATGGTGCTATCAAGATTCGGAATGATGATTCCGGGTCCTTCAAAGTGAATGGGCATCGGCTCAAACACTATTTCTTGGGAGACTCTATTGGATCTTTTGCTTTCTTGGATCTCAAGGACCCCCCATGA